A stretch of Prionailurus bengalensis isolate Pbe53 chromosome E4, Fcat_Pben_1.1_paternal_pri, whole genome shotgun sequence DNA encodes these proteins:
- the PYCR2 gene encoding pyrroline-5-carboxylate reductase 2, with product MSVGFIGAGQLACALARGFTAAGILSAHRIIASSPEMDLPTVSSLRKMGVNLTRSNKETVRHSDVLFLAVKPHIIPFILDEIGADVQARHIVVSCAAGVTISSVEKKLMAFQPAPKVIRCMTNTPVVVREGATVYATGTHALVEDGQLLEQLMSSVGFCTEVEEDLIDAVTGLSGSGPAYAFMALDALADGGVKMGLPRRLAVRLGAQALLGAAKMLLASEQHPGQLKDNVCSPGGATIHALHFLESGGFRSLLINAVEASCIRTRELQSMADQEKISPAALKKTLLDRVKLESPTVSTLTHSNSGKLLTRNPAPGGKKE from the exons ATGAGCGTGGGCTTTATCGGCGCGGGCCAGCTGGCCTGTGCGCTGGCGCGGGGCTTCACGGCCGCAG GCATCCTGTCGGCCCACAGGATCATAGCCAGCTCCCCGGAAATGGACCTGCCCACCGTGTCCTCGCTCCGG AAGATGGGCGTGAACCTGACCCGGAGCAACAAGGAGACGGTGAGGCACAGTGACGTCCTGTTCCTGGCCGTGAAGCCGCACATCATCCCCTTCATCCTGGATGAGATCGGGGCGGACGTGCAGGCCAGGCACATCGTGGTCTCCTGTGCTGCCGGTGTCACCATCAGCTCTGTGGAGAAG AAGCTGATGGCGTTCCAGCCGGCCCCCAAGGTGATCCGCTGCATGACCAACACGCCCGTGGTGGTGCGGGAGGGCGCCACGGTATATGCCACGGGCACCCACGCCCTGGTGGAGGACGGGCAGCTTCTGGAACAGCTCATGAGCAGCGTGGGCTTCTGCACGGAGGTGGAGGAGGACCTGATCGACGCCGTCACCGGGCTCAGCGGCAGCGGGCCTGCCTAC GCATTCATGGCCCTGGACGCGCTGGCTGATGGCGGGGTGAAGATGGGCCTGCCCCGGCGCCTGGCCGTACGACTGGGGGCCCAGGCCCTGCTG GGTGCCGCCAAGATGCTGCTGGCCTCAGAGCAGCACCCCGGCCAGCTCAAGGACAACGTGTGCTCGCCCGGGGGTGCCACCATCCACGCCCTGCACTTCCTAGAGAGCGGGGGCTTCCGCTCCCTGCTCATCAACGCCGTGGAGGCCTCCTGTATCCGAACACG GGAGCTGCAGTCCATGGCCGACCAGGAGAAGATCTCCCCGGCCGCACTCAAGAAGACCCTCCTGGACAGAGTGAAGCTGGAGTCCCCCACGGTGTCCACGCTGACCCATTCCAACTCCGGGAAGCTCCTGACGAGAAACCCGGCCCCCGGAGGCAAGAAAGAGTGA
- the LOC122475657 gene encoding translation initiation factor IF-2-like: MTAGRGSAPPGSCTRPGRQSPQRPARAPEAGPAELPAASGPLPTASAADGAARHARAANPRPEARRTNPRPEARADQSAAGSSGRVPAPCVRDWAVGTSGAEAGRRVLSWRAHTCGQSVPRGNRDFPWSAGTALSLVPDPKTVVT, from the exons ATGACCGCGGGAAGGGGCTCGGCGCCGCCCGGGAGCTGCACGAGGCCGGGCCGACAGAGCCCCCAGAGACCCGCGCGCGCCCCGGAAGCCGGACCCGCGGAGCTTCCGGCGGCTTCGGGACCCCTCCCCACGGCCTCCGCAGCAGACGGCGCCGCGCGCCACGCGAGGGCGGCCAATCCGCGGCCAGAAGCTCGACGGACCAATCCGCGGCCAGAAGCTCGGGCGGACCAGTCCGCGGCCGGGAGCTCGGGCCGTGTGCCCGCCCCTTGCGTCCGGGATTGGGCGGTCGGAACATCCGGAGCGGAGGCCGGAAGGCGTGTCCTCAGCTGGCGT GCACACACCTGCGGGCAGAGCGTCCCCCGTGGGAACCGAGACTTCCCCTGGAGCGCAGGGACCGCCCTGAGCCTGGTGCCCGACCCCAAGACCGTGGTGACCTGa
- the LOC122475990 gene encoding left-right determination factor 1-like, whose translation MRPLWLCWVLWALPLTGPGAALTGEQVRASLLRHLGLHEAPVLDQRDVEGLVTPAHVRAQYVALLQRSHGAHSRGKRFSQRVREVAGRLLAAEASTHLLVFGMEGRLPPNSELVQAVLRLFQEPVPKAALRRLERLSPHGARARVTVEWLRIHEDSSNRTYLVDSRLVSLQGSGWKAFDVTEAVNFWRQLGRSGQPLLLQVSVQRAHLGPRASGAHTLLRFASQGQEGTGQGEPQLELHTLDLGAYGAQGDCDPEAPAAEGARCCRQETYVDLRGMRWAENWVLEPPGFLAYECVGACQQPPEPPTFRRPFPGPRQCVASETTSLPLIVGVKEGGRPRPQVVSLPNMRVEKCSCAWDGAPVPRRLGP comes from the exons ATGAGGCCCCTGTGGCTGTGCTGGGTGCTCTGGGCACTGCCCCTGACGGGCCCCGGGGCCGCCCTGACCGGGGAGCAGGTGCGGGCCAGCCTGCTGCGGCACCTGGGCCTGCACGAGGCGCCCGTCCTGGACCAGCGCGACGTGGAGGGGCTGGTCACCCCGGCCCACGTGAGGGCCCAGTACGTGGCCCTGCTGCAGCGCAGCCACGGCGCCCACTCCCGCGGGAAGAGGTTCAGCCAGAGAGTCCGAG AGGTGGCGGGCAGGTTGCTGGCGGCCGAGGCCTCCACGCACCTGCTGGTGTTCGGCATGGAGGGGCGCCTGCCGCCGAACAGCGAGCTGGTGCAGGCCGTGCTGCGCCTCTTCCAGGAGCCGGTCCCCAAGGCCGCGCTGCGCAGGCTCGAGCGGCTGTCTCCGCACGGCGCCCGCGCCCGCGTCACCGTCGAGTGGCTGCGCATCCACGAGGACAGCTCGAACCGCACCTACTTGGTGGACTCCAG GCTGGTGTCCCTCCAGGGGAGTGGCTGGAAGGCCTTCGACGTGACCGAGGCCGTGAACTTCTGGCGCCAGCTGGGCCGGTCTGGGCAGCCGCTGCTGCTGCAGGTGTCGGTGCAGAGGGCGCACCTGGGCCCGCGGGCCTCGGGCGCCCACACGCTGCTCCGCTTCGCGTCCCAGGGCCAGGAGGGCACGGGGCAGGGCGAGCCCCAGCTGGAGCTGCACACCCTGGACCTCGGGGCCTACGG AGCTCAGGGCGACTGTGACCCCGAGGCGCCGGCGGCGGAGGGCGCCCGCTGCTGCCGCCAGGAGACCTACGTTGACCTGCGGGGCATGCGGTGGGCCGAGAACTGGGTCCTGGAGCCCCCGGGCTTCCTGGCCTACGAGTGTGTGGGCGCGTGCCAGCAGCCCCCGGAGCCCCCGACCTTCAGGCGGCCGTTCCCGGGGCCGCGACAGTGCGTCGCCTCAGAGACGACCTCGCTGCCCCTGATCGTGGGCGTCAAGGAGGGCGGCAGGCCCAGGCCCCAGGTGGTCAGCCTGCCCAACATGAGGGTGGAGAAGTGCAGCTGCGCGTGGGACGGGGCGCCCGTGCCCAGGAGGCTGGGGCCTTAG